A region of the Curtobacterium flaccumfaciens pv. betae genome:
GGACCTGGGTGGCAAGGCCGTCGGGAGCGATGAGCGTTTCTGGACGGTCACCCCGGACGGCAAGGTCGTCGTGCTCGGCGGAACGGTCAGCCGGCCGTACGTCAAGGGCACCGGCATCGCCCCCCGCACGTTCACCGGGCCGGGCGGCTCGACCGTCGGCTACCCCGCCGGCGTGCTCGCGGACTCGCAGGGCAACGTCTACGTCGACATCCGCTCGCCCGGTGCCGCCGGGGCGTGGACCTGGTACCAGCTCAAGCCCGGGGCGACCGAACTGACGAAGATCGAACCGCGGAACGCGTTCGAGTACGCTGCCGCGAACGCGGACGGCTTCTCGCTCCTGCAGTCGGCGGAGTTCTGCCCCGCCCCGGCGGAGTACCCGACCAGCCCGACCGGTTGCAAGATCGACCGCGGCATCCCGGACAAGCTCGTGGTCGGCAGCGGTGGCACGTCCACCGTGCCGGTGACCGGGCTGACCGCCGGGTCGCGTGGCGAGCACCTGGGTGCCGCCTCCGTCGACGGGGACGTGTTCGTGTCCATCGACAGCGGCCCCTCGGTCGGGCTGTGGAAGGTCCCCGCCGCGGGTGGAGCTGCCCAGCAGCTCGACGCGGCGCAGTACTCGAGGCTGCTGGTGATCTGACCGGCGGTGCGAGGCGGAAGGGGGACAGGGCGCAACGGCGCGTCCTGTCCCCCTTCCGCGTGCGGCGGCGGGTGGCGGTGGCGGTGGTTCAGGCCGCGCCGGCCGGCGGCGGCGGGCGGCGGCGATGTCGGCGGCTGTGGTTCAGGCAGCGCCGGCGGCCGTGCGGCGGCAGACCTCGTCCCACGGGGTCGGTTCGATGCCGAAGCGTGCCCGGCTCTCGCGGTCGTCGACCACGTACGGCGCGGTCCACTGGTAGGTCAGGTCGGCCAGCTCGCGCATCATCGGCGACACGAGCCCGCCGACGCGGAACAGGGCCGCGGGCATCCGGTGCACCGGCACCGCGGGCTTCCCCGCCGCCGCGAGGACGTCGGTGAGGGCCCGGCGCTGCGTCCGCGGGGCGTTGCTCGGCACCATCCACGTGCGACCGTGTGCGCCCTGGTCCTCGGCAGCGGCGACGAGGGTCCGGGCGACGTCGAACACGTCGGTGAAGGTGTGCGGTAGGTCCGTGCGACCGACCATCGACACCGTCCGTCCCCGCAGCGCCGCCGGCAGCACGCGTGTGACGTGCCCGTTCGCGCCGATCCCGGGGCCGAGGTAGTCCGAGGCGCGGACCTCGACGAC
Encoded here:
- a CDS encoding NAD-dependent epimerase/dehydratase family protein, encoding MTHHLVVGAGPVGRHVAELLTIRGDRVTVVSRSGRSTGIAGVEHLALDASDADALSRAAEGAAVLHNCANPGDYTQWERTWPPLAAALLTAAERTGAIYAITGNLYPYGPVDGPMHEGLPDAATDHKGVLRATLWADALAAHDAGRVRVVEVRASDYLGPGIGANGHVTRVLPAALRGRTVSMVGRTDLPHTFTDVFDVARTLVAAAEDQGAHGRTWMVPSNAPRTQRRALTDVLAAAGKPAVPVHRMPAALFRVGGLVSPMMRELADLTYQWTAPYVVDDRESRARFGIEPTPWDEVCRRTAAGAA